The DNA region GCAGCGACGTCGATGGCCGACGCCGCGTCCAGATCCGTCAGCGTCAACAATCCGGTGAAGGAACTGAGCAAATCAGCGAACGGGATCCGCGTGTTCGCCGTCATGCCTCCCTCCTCTGACTGCATGTCCGATAAAAACTCGATTGTTGCCGTGTGGTCAAACGCATCAAGCTGACGCAGCGTCTTCAAGGTTCCGATTGCTGCCGCCGTCGGATTGACTCCCGCCCGTTTGGCGGCGCGGATCTCTAAAAAGCCACCCTCTTGATGCGACTGAGAGGCAAGGAAACGTAAAATGCCATCAACATCCTGGACAGGAATTTCAATCAATTCGTGACACAACAGCGATAAGAACGTTTGGTAGGTGCTGCCAGCGCGGCCTTCGGGTGTTTTGGCAAATCCGCCGTCATCGGTTCGTAACGTCGCCAGCAGTCCGGCGATGTTGCTCCGCCACGTTGCATCCGCGTCATCAATCACCACGACGCCGGCAGCCAATTCGCAAATGGCGGCGCCAAAAACGAGCGAGATCAAATCGACAATCGATTCGCGGGCCTGCATCCGGCTACGTAGAAACGCCGCAGCGCTGCCGGCGACGTCATGATCCAATGCCCCCAAAATCCAGAGCCCACGGAGTGCAAACGCGGTGTAATAGGGATCGCTTTCCCCTTCACGACCAGCGAACCCGCCATCGGGCCGCTGCTGAGCGACCAACCAATCGGCATGCCGGTCACGCAAACTCGCCGGTAACTTCGGCGCACCGAGCGCAAGTCGAAACGTCAATTCCTGCAAATAGCTCAGTGTTGGCTCGCAATCGCTCACGCGGTCCCTTGAGGATTGAAGTACTCAGGTTCGTTCCCTTGCTTCCACTTGATGTTGCACCCGATCGACGGTGTCTGCTTTTCGCTCGGCCAATCGCCGGCCAAGACCGCATCGATTGCCGCCCGCAGATCCACCCCGGTCACAGGAATGTCGGTCTTCGGTCGACTGGAGTCCAATTGACCGCGATAGGCCAATTTCATATCGCCCGCTTGCGATTCCGGTGCGAACAGAAAGAAGTCGGGAGTGCAAGCGGCATGGAATCGCATCGCAACCGATTGGTCCTCGTCGTACAAGTAAGCAAACGAATAGCCCCGATCTGCCTTTTCTTGCTTCATCGCTGCCGGGGAATCTTCCGGATAGTTCGCGGCGTCGTTGCTGCTGATTCCGACCACGCCCACTCCCTTAGCCATGTATTCATCGCTGAGCAACCGGAGCTGTTCGGCAACATGCTTTACGAAAGGACAATGGTTGCACATGAAGATCACCAACAACGCTTTCGAATTCGAAAAATCCGCAAGCGAGACGGTTTGTCCGTCGCAATCCGGCAACTGAAAATCGGGGATCGAAGTCCCAAGCGGCAACATCGTACTGGCGGTTCGAACCATGAAACTAGCCCTCGAATTCAAGGAAAATGTAAAAAAGATGTCAGATGTCAGGGGTCAGGGGTCAGATTTTTGTTTTCCTTGCTCACTGCTCACTGCTCACTGCTCACTGCTCACTGCTCACTGCTCACTGCTCACTGCTCACTGCTCACTGCTCACTGCTCACTGCTCACTGCTCACTGCTCACTGCTCACTGCTCACTGCTCACTGCTCACTGCTCACTGCTCACTGCTCACTGACATCTGCTCACTGACATCTGCTAACTGCTAACTGCTAACTGTCATCTGTCATCTGCTCCCCCTAACGCAACCGGTTCAGCAAACGCCCCGGGCTTCCCATCGCGTGGTACCCCCCATCAACGTGCAGAATCTCGCCGGAAACCCCGCTGCTCAGATCGCTCAACAAGAACGCCCCGGTCGCCCCAACCTCGTCATGGCTGACATTCTTCCCAAGGGGTGCGACTTCTTTATAGAGGTCCAACATCCCGTCGACGCCCGCTGCACGACCGGCCAACGTACGGATCGGACCCGCTGACAACGCATTGACTCGCACATCTTGCGCTCCCATTTCGAAAGCCAAGTAGCGAACGGCCGCCTCCAGAGCCGCTTTGCAGACTCCCATGACGTTGTATCCCGGCACACAACGTTCGCCACCAAAGAACGTCATCGTTGCGATCGCGGCCCCAGGATTCAAAATGGGACGAGCTGCATTGGCACAGGCGAGCAACGTGTAGACGCTGATATCCATCGCCAATTTGAAGCCCGCTCGACTCGTTTCGACGGTTTCTCGAGACAAATCGTCGCGATCGGCGAACGCGATCGAATGCAGCAAAAAGTCGATCTTACCGAACTCCTTGGCGGTGTATTCAAAAACACTGCGGATATCTTCATCTTTTTGCGCATCCATAGGTATCAGGAACTTGGCGTTCTCGTACGGATCGGTCAATTGTGAGACACGGCGGCGGCTTCGTTTGCGAGGATCGTCCGCGCGATCAGGAAGATGGGTAAAACCGCACTCACCGCCCGACTCCATGATTCGTTTCGCGATTGCCCAAGCGATCGAATGATCGTTGGCAACGCCCAGTATCAGACCTTTTTTGCCTGCAAATTGCATTATTTCTTTCCTATTAAGCTTGCCGATTAACCCTGCCCGGTGAGGGATCGCAGGGCACAGGATAACGGCAAAGCACCTAACTCGTCTATTTGCCTTAAAAAATCGACCTCGACCGTTTTTGGCGGGGATCAATTTCGCAAAATGTACCGCGGGGTACGGTTTGTCGCATCCCATCGAATCTCGCTCGTCGGTATACTGTATATCTATTCATTCGGAGTTCTTTTTGATGACACATGGACAAAATCTCCCCTATCCCGATGAGGTCGGGCCTGACGGGATTGAGGTGCGTCTGTCACTCGAGATCTTCAAGACGCTGCAATCCAACTTTTCTCGCAGCGAATTCTTGGTGTCCGCCATTCCTGGTGTTCTGCAGTCGATGGGCAGCCAAGTGGGCGGGTTGGTCTGTCAACGTCGCGGCAAATGGGACCGAGAATGCTGGGTAGGCGAGAAAACGCCCTTTCCCGACGATTTGGTCAGCGAAGCGCTCGATAACGGGTTGCCGACATGCAACGAAGAGTGGTTTGCTGCCCCGTTGGACGCAGGTCATCTCTCTGACGACGATCTTCCCGATCCTTCGGTTTCCGCTTCGGCACTCGTCTTTCGTCTTGCCAGTCGTGATGGATCAGTTGATAGCTCTCGCGCGTCGAGCCGAGTGCGATCGGCTGCCAATCTGCTCGCTGGTGCTCTCGACCGAATCGACAGCCACGACCGCCACGTTCGGCGCATTGAACAATTGTCGATGGTGCTCAAAGCGGCCGCCCAATGGCAACAGATTGGCGAGGATGAGACGCTGTTGGAATGCATCGCCAACACGGCCACTAGGTTGCTGCGTTGTGAACGCGCCAGTATTTTCTTATGGGACCGGCGACGGAGCAAGTTGATCGGGCGGCCTGCCTTAGGGGTCGAAGGCCGATCGTTGGAAGTCGACGATGATGCGGGCGTCGTTGGCGAAGTGCTGAGGACGGGGGAAGCCAAGATTTGGAGCTTCAGTAGCCGGGATGACGAGCGACGCGTGAATCGGTCGGTCGACGAATCGCTCGATTTCAAAACGCGTTCTCTCGTTGCCGTTCCGATGGTCAGCCGACCGGTGGGCGAGCAACGCGAAGAAACGATCGGCGTGTTCGAGGCGATCAACCATGTCGACGGCGAATTCGATTCGCTCGACATGTCGGTGCTGTCCGACTTGGCCCTGCATGCCGCGGTTGCGATCGAAAGTCTCAGGACGCGGCAATCGCTGCGAGAATCGCGTGACCGGTTGGTCAGCGATGCGGCATCGGCATCGCCGTTGTTGGGCAGCCATCGGTCGATCGAGATGATTCGCAACAGTGCCAAGAAGGTTGCCGCGACCGATTTGAATGTCCTGGTACTCGGTAGCAACGGGACTGGCAAAGAAGTATTGGCCCGCCAAGTTCATTACGAAAGCAAACGGCGGCATGGCCCGTTTATCGCCGTCAACTGCGCCGCACTGGTGGAATCGTTGCTCGAAAGTGAACTCTTTGGGCACGAACAAGGGGCGTTTACCGATGCCCAACAAACTCGGATTGGCAAGTTTGAACTGGCCAAGGGAGGCACGCTGTTCCTGGATGAAGTTGGCGATTTGAGTGCCGGCGGCCAGGCAAAGTTGCTGCGAGTGCTCGAAGACAAGGTGGTCGTGCGAGTCGGAGGGGCAACCGCAATCCCGGTCGATGTGCGAGTGATCGCGGCAACGAACCAACCGCTCGAACAGCGGATTGCCGAGAAACGTTTTCGCGAGGATCTCTTTTTCCGGCTCAATGTCGTCTCGTTAACCTTGCCGCCGCTATCACAGCGAGGCAGCGATGTCATCGAGCTCGCCGAGCATTTCCTCGCTCAATTCTGCTACCAGATCGGTCGTCCCGTGCCGACGCTCGACGACACCGCGCGGCAAGCGTTGTTATCGCACGCTTGGCCCGGCAACATCCGCGAATTGCGGAACACGATCGAACGCGTCAGTTATCTGTGTGTCGAGCAGACCATTGAGGCCGACGATTTGATGCTCAATGGGCCCACGGGAGCACGCGCACCCCGAGGCAGCGATTCCGCTTTCTTAGCCTCGTTGCCACACACCCTGGGCGAAGCAACGCGAGACTTCCAGGTGGCGCATATCGAGCGAGCGATTGACATGTCCGGAGGCAACATGACGGCCGCAGCGGAACGATTAGGGTTACATCGTTCGAACTTATATCGAAAGATGAGGCAACTCGGAATGCCCACCTCCGCCAGCGAAGCAGCCGACGAAAACGACCTAGGATAACGCGTTGGAGTTCAGGCTTTAGCCGCATCCGAGCAACCGCTGGAGTTCAGCCTTTAGGCGATCGGCTCTCAGCAGTCAGCTTTCGGCTATCAGCAGTCAGATCACAGGCGACAGCAAGACGAAGATCGCCAAAAGCGAGCGTCCGACTGAGGAAATCCCGTCACCCCGATGATTCATCCGTCCAAATCTATTCCCCGTAACTCTATGTATGCAATCAGCTTACATGGATTGAGTAAAAAACAGACTGCGCACGTTGGAGTCGTAGGCTTTAGCCGATTCAGCAAGGATCCAGCACGCAATCGGCTCAAGCCTACCACTCCAACGAATCATCCGGGTTAGCGTGAAGAATGACGACCACGAACGTGGTCACAGCCATTAGCCGGGGGTCGTGCGAAACGAAAAACCAATGGAAATGGTTCCTTAGTCAGCAAGCAGCTAGTTCAATACCTTTACGCCCGCTGGCGTTGTATTCCAAAGCCTAGGGTCGCGCCGCGGCGAAGTCGCAGAGCGCATCCTAGTGGCCCCCTGGAGTCAAACCGCTTCGCGGTAAATAGAGTTCCGAAACTTATTTACCGAACGTCCTTACGGGATCAACAAAGGCTTTTGTGTACGTCATCCGTGGGCAATGTGCGTTACAGGCTGGAGGCCAATCCCCACGTATTTCCCGCGAGATCCTTAACATCTGGCATCGCAGGCCATTGCGGTATGGAAGAGGGATACGCCAACGGCGTTACATTCCAGAGCCCAGGGTCGCGGCTCCGCCGCGCACCCTGGGATCGCTAACACTCGATCCATTTTACCCCGAATGGGGTTGTACAAATCATCCGAAGCCTCTTCCCAACGGCCGCAGAGGCCACGGATACGATACAATCGTCTTTCACGATCAAACCCGCACCGACGACCCCGCAACCGCGAGCGAGAGAACCATTGAGTTTGCAAAGAACCCTCGAACCTGAATCGATGGACACGATGGAAGAGGCGATCTTGTATGTGGAGATGAACCATGCCGAGGTCAACCGGCTGTTCGCCGAGGATCTGTTCGCAGGCGGCCCCGTCGGTCCACGGGTCATCGATCTTGGGTGTGGTCCCGCGTTGATCGCGATCGAGATCGCCAGTCGTGATGGAGAGTTGCAGGTGATGGGGATCGATTCCGCCGTCGAAATGCTCGACATGGGTAAACGGCAAGTCGACATGGCCGGGTTATTGGGGCAAGTTTTCCTGCAACACGCCGACTTGAAGCAGATGGGCGATTTCGAAGACGGTATGGCGGACACAGTCGTCTGCAACAGTGTGCTGCATCACTTGCCGCAGCCCCGTGTGGGACTCGAGACGGCCCTGCGGCTTGTCAAGCCAGGCGGCCGGGTATTTATCCGCGATTTGTACCGTCCCGAAACCGAGCAAGAGGTCGAGCGATTGGTCGAACTTCACGGGACCGGGGAACCCGAGGCAGCCCGTCAATTACTCCGCCAATCGCTTCACGCGTCGCTGACACTCGGTGAGGCAAAAGCCCTCGCCGAATCCGCCGGCATCTCACCCGATGCCATCCAAATGACCAGCGACCGCCACTGGACGTTAGATTGGAAGGAAGGAAGTTAGCTATCAGCCGTCAGCCGTCAGCGTTTGCAGCTGACCGATTTGAGTTCTTGCTGCTCACTGTCATCTGACATCTGAAAACTGATTCCCGCCATTGTCGATTCTGGGCGAGGTGACCAGAATAGTGGAACCGTAGCCACACAAAGCAGCGTTTTAGGCGGACGCTGAGGGGGGGGGCTGGGAGTCTTCACTGGCATTCGCCCGTGCGATGCATCTGCATCCTTTCCGTACCGATCCACCCGATTCGGGGACAACAGCTGAAGCAGCGTCCGTTGTCACCCAAGTGGACGAAGTCCGCGCCCGCTGATCCGCTGGAGTTCAGGCTTTAGCCGAAGAGAGCAAGATCACAGTCATCAGATCACAGACAACAGCAAGACAAGATCGCCTAAAGGCTAAACTCCAACACGCGCTGGAGTTCAGGCTTTAGCCGCAAAAGAGCAGACAACAGACGTCAGTTCACACGCAACAGCAAGAAGGAAAGAAAAACCGGCGTCCGGATGAGGAAGTCGATTCCTACCAAAACACCGAGAATGACGACCACGACGTGGTCACAGAAGGTAGCCGGGGGTCGAGCGAAGCGACAACCCCCGGAAACGTGTTCATCCACCGAACCCTCGACCACGACGTGGTCGCAGAAGGTAGCCGGGGGTCGAGCGAAGCGAGCAACCCCCGGACCCGTATCCATCCACCGAACCCTCGACCACGACGTGGTCGCAGAAGGTAGCCGGGGGTCGAGCGAAGCGAAAACCCCCGGACCCGTGTTCATTCATCAAACCACCGACCACGACGTGGTCGCAGATGCCTGACTGGTTCTGCGATCCCTCGCAGGATCGGGCTGTCCGGCTCGGATCCATCATCCGCCGGCATCACTGCGATCCGTCACGGCTACCCTCTTCGACCACGCTCATGGTCGAAGAGGGTAGAAATGCTAAGCCAACAAGATCGACTAAGGGACCATCCGCAAATAGGTTACCGAATTTAATTGTAGCGGCAGGACGCAAGCCCAATACCGCTAAGTCGAGATGTGTTTTGGTTAGCGGAGCGGCGCAAGTCGCCCGGTCTTTTGAGGGAATTGGCGAGCCCTCGGCACCGGACGGCTTGCGCCGTGCCGCTAAGACGGTAACTTATTCGCCGACCATCGCCTAAAGGCTAAACTCCAACGCGCTGGAGTTCAGGCTTTAGCCGCAAAATCAGCTCACAGTCGCCAGATTTCAGACAACAGCAAGAAGAGCCGGGCAGAAACGCAGATCCCCCTCCCCCCCTGTCATCTGCTCACTGTCATCTGCAAACTGCTCACTGTCATCTGCAAACTGCTCACTGTCATCTGCAAACTGCTCACTGTCTCCTGACTCCCCTCCCCTCCCCTCCTTCCCCCTGTTCCTTATGGCTTCCGAAAAACTGCCTCCATTCGCTTCTCAATGGGCCAAGCAATGGAAACATGCGGGTCCGCGGCTCGAAGCGATCCGTGACGAAGAACTGAGGCAAACGGGCTCGCAGCCACGAACTCGAGGGACGCCAGCGATCTTGTTCGAAAAGTACCCCGAGAAGAACGGGTTGTGTGTCATGCAGCGGTGGTTTGCACGCCAACAGCTCTTGCAGTTGCATCGCAACGTTTCAACGGACGATTCGACAAAACCAGAATCATCGTCTTTGAAGGGCCCACAATGACCTCATCCCCCAACTTTGACTTTTCGCACTTGGTCCTAGCGGAACTCAAAGAAGAACCGGAAATCATCGACACGCTGAATCAACTCAGAGACAGCTGATCGCTGTTAGCCGACCGCCAAAAGCTGATTACCCGAAGCAAATCAACCACGGAGTCACGGAGAGACACAGAGAAACAACGCTGACTGAGCACAACTCCGTGTTCCTCGGTGCCTCTGTGGTAAACACCTGCTTCCTGATGCCTTTTCCCTGTTCGTGTCATTCGCATGATTCGTGGTCAATCCCGTCCGCCCACTGCTTACTGAGAGCGGTCAACCGACCGGGGCCATAACAAGGTCGCCTGAAGGCTAAACTCCAACACGCGCTGGAGTTCAGGCTTCAGCCGCAAAGAGTCAGATTACAGTCACCAGTTCACAGACAACAGCAAGAAGGGCCACGCAGAAAGCCTTGCTTCCCTGCTAACTGTCACCTGTCATCTGTCGTCCACCGTCTGATTTCCTCCGCCCCTTCCCCAAGTAACTATTTTCCTTGTCAAAACGCATCATCATCACCGGCGGAGCTGGCTTCATTGGCTCCAATCTTGTTCGCATGGCGGTCGAGGCCGGCCATCAGGTGCTCAATCTGGACTGCCTCACGTATGCAGGCAACCTCGCTTCGCTTGCTTCCGTCGCAAAGCATCCGGCATACCAATTTGCCCAGGTCGACATTACGGACGCCGACGCGGTCAATGCACGCGTTAAAAACTATCGACCCGATGCGGTGATGCATTTGGCGGCGGAAAGTCACGTCGATCGCTCGATCGACGGCCCGGGGCAATTCATCCAAACGAACGTGATCGGCACGTACAACCTGCTGCAATCAAGTTTGAACCATTGGCGCTCTTTGCCCCCAGAAGATGCCGATCGATTTCGTTTCCTGCACGTTTCCACGGACGAAGTTTACGGATCGCTTGGCGCGGAGGGGAAATTCACAGAAACCACTTCCTACGACCCGCATTCCCCTTACTCGGCGACTAAGGCATCGTCTGACCATCTCGCGCGGGCTTGGCACGACACCTACGGCTTACCGGTATTGGTAACCAACTGCAGCAACAACTACGGGCCTTACCAGTTTCCCGAAAAGCTGATCCCGGTTGTGATATTGAAATGCCTTCGTGGCGAGAGCATTCCGG from Novipirellula artificiosorum includes:
- a CDS encoding sigma-54 interaction domain-containing protein, with the protein product MTHGQNLPYPDEVGPDGIEVRLSLEIFKTLQSNFSRSEFLVSAIPGVLQSMGSQVGGLVCQRRGKWDRECWVGEKTPFPDDLVSEALDNGLPTCNEEWFAAPLDAGHLSDDDLPDPSVSASALVFRLASRDGSVDSSRASSRVRSAANLLAGALDRIDSHDRHVRRIEQLSMVLKAAAQWQQIGEDETLLECIANTATRLLRCERASIFLWDRRRSKLIGRPALGVEGRSLEVDDDAGVVGEVLRTGEAKIWSFSSRDDERRVNRSVDESLDFKTRSLVAVPMVSRPVGEQREETIGVFEAINHVDGEFDSLDMSVLSDLALHAAVAIESLRTRQSLRESRDRLVSDAASASPLLGSHRSIEMIRNSAKKVAATDLNVLVLGSNGTGKEVLARQVHYESKRRHGPFIAVNCAALVESLLESELFGHEQGAFTDAQQTRIGKFELAKGGTLFLDEVGDLSAGGQAKLLRVLEDKVVVRVGGATAIPVDVRVIAATNQPLEQRIAEKRFREDLFFRLNVVSLTLPPLSQRGSDVIELAEHFLAQFCYQIGRPVPTLDDTARQALLSHAWPGNIRELRNTIERVSYLCVEQTIEADDLMLNGPTGARAPRGSDSAFLASLPHTLGEATRDFQVAHIERAIDMSGGNMTAAAERLGLHRSNLYRKMRQLGMPTSASEAADENDLG
- a CDS encoding thioredoxin family protein, with product MVRTASTMLPLGTSIPDFQLPDCDGQTVSLADFSNSKALLVIFMCNHCPFVKHVAEQLRLLSDEYMAKGVGVVGISSNDAANYPEDSPAAMKQEKADRGYSFAYLYDEDQSVAMRFHAACTPDFFLFAPESQAGDMKLAYRGQLDSSRPKTDIPVTGVDLRAAIDAVLAGDWPSEKQTPSIGCNIKWKQGNEPEYFNPQGTA
- a CDS encoding enoyl-ACP reductase FabI, with product MQFAGKKGLILGVANDHSIAWAIAKRIMESGGECGFTHLPDRADDPRKRSRRRVSQLTDPYENAKFLIPMDAQKDEDIRSVFEYTAKEFGKIDFLLHSIAFADRDDLSRETVETSRAGFKLAMDISVYTLLACANAARPILNPGAAIATMTFFGGERCVPGYNVMGVCKAALEAAVRYLAFEMGAQDVRVNALSAGPIRTLAGRAAGVDGMLDLYKEVAPLGKNVSHDEVGATGAFLLSDLSSGVSGEILHVDGGYHAMGSPGRLLNRLR
- a CDS encoding prenyltransferase/squalene oxidase repeat-containing protein, encoding MSDCEPTLSYLQELTFRLALGAPKLPASLRDRHADWLVAQQRPDGGFAGREGESDPYYTAFALRGLWILGALDHDVAGSAAAFLRSRMQARESIVDLISLVFGAAICELAAGVVVIDDADATWRSNIAGLLATLRTDDGGFAKTPEGRAGSTYQTFLSLLCHELIEIPVQDVDGILRFLASQSHQEGGFLEIRAAKRAGVNPTAAAIGTLKTLRQLDAFDHTATIEFLSDMQSEEGGMTANTRIPFADLLSSFTGLLTLTDLDAASAIDVAAIRRYATSMQRDRGGFVGLVLDDVTDVEYTFYGLATLSLCEMIG
- a CDS encoding class I SAM-dependent methyltransferase; translated protein: MSLQRTLEPESMDTMEEAILYVEMNHAEVNRLFAEDLFAGGPVGPRVIDLGCGPALIAIEIASRDGELQVMGIDSAVEMLDMGKRQVDMAGLLGQVFLQHADLKQMGDFEDGMADTVVCNSVLHHLPQPRVGLETALRLVKPGGRVFIRDLYRPETEQEVERLVELHGTGEPEAARQLLRQSLHASLTLGEAKALAESAGISPDAIQMTSDRHWTLDWKEGS
- the rfbB gene encoding dTDP-glucose 4,6-dehydratase, which produces MAVEAGHQVLNLDCLTYAGNLASLASVAKHPAYQFAQVDITDADAVNARVKNYRPDAVMHLAAESHVDRSIDGPGQFIQTNVIGTYNLLQSSLNHWRSLPPEDADRFRFLHVSTDEVYGSLGAEGKFTETTSYDPHSPYSATKASSDHLARAWHDTYGLPVLVTNCSNNYGPYQFPEKLIPVVILKCLRGESIPVYGKGENIRDWLYVDDHCRALMAVANHGKPGETYNIGGNNERTNLQLVQFLCVLMDELSPKTIPNTSPRPGSGRGVGGEGAIALASSHSSLITFVTDRPGHDLRYAIDATKIERELNWRPQEDFESGFRKTVQWYLDNQSWWQSIPSNEWAGR